The following are encoded together in the Oceanobacillus zhaokaii genome:
- the gerPC gene encoding spore germination protein GerPC — MYGNDWNNYLSELQYYMKQQDEKIKVLEDRINTLEKEAAEHKAPHIEKIEYKFDQLKIEHLAGTLHIGLTPSDLENIENLGIQQTSPPNYPMPLKQELTGELQQYLRETGPSIISNLAVTYNKPLDESFQAILFEDINKQLPSRISYYEQEALKQNHALGSDQFRAFITEKIKHEINQSLQNYMQSPEKAGEDHEY, encoded by the coding sequence ATGTATGGAAATGATTGGAATAACTATTTATCTGAGCTGCAATATTACATGAAGCAACAGGATGAAAAAATTAAGGTGCTTGAGGATAGAATCAATACTCTTGAAAAAGAGGCAGCAGAACATAAAGCACCACACATCGAGAAAATTGAATATAAATTCGACCAGCTTAAAATCGAGCATCTAGCAGGAACACTTCATATAGGCCTTACTCCTAGTGATTTAGAGAATATTGAAAATCTGGGAATTCAGCAAACAAGTCCACCAAACTATCCAATGCCATTGAAACAGGAATTAACAGGTGAACTGCAGCAATATTTAAGAGAAACTGGACCATCGATAATCAGCAATTTAGCTGTAACCTATAATAAGCCCCTTGATGAATCGTTTCAGGCGATTCTTTTTGAAGATATAAATAAACAGCTTCCCAGCAGAATTTCCTATTATGAACAAGAAGCATTGAAGCAGAATCACGCCCTTGGTTCTGATCAATTCCGTGCGTTTATTACGGAAAAAATTAAGCATGAAATCAATCAGTCCTTGCAAAATTACATGCAAAGCCCAGAGAAAGCAGGTGAAGATCATGAATATTGA
- a CDS encoding SDR family oxidoreductase, protein MNMENNNGVVTPPAQQQQQQPGFESEMVPRPEYIRENYQGSGKLKNKVAVITGGDSGIGRAVSVHFAREGADVAIIYLNEHEDANETKRLVENEGQKCLLISGDIGDQSFCDTAINEVFSTYKKIDILVNNAGEQHQQTNFLNISSEQLEKTFRTNIFSMFYLTQAVIPNMKNGSSIINTSSITAYKGNIDLIDYSATKGAITAFTRSLSGSLVDKGIRVNGVAPGPIWTPLIPASFDKQKVDSFGGNTPMKRPGQPEELAPAYVYLASEDSSYVTGQMIHVNGGTIVNG, encoded by the coding sequence ATGAATATGGAAAATAATAATGGAGTAGTAACACCGCCAGCACAGCAACAACAACAGCAACCTGGATTCGAATCAGAAATGGTCCCTAGACCAGAGTATATTCGAGAGAATTATCAAGGTAGTGGTAAATTAAAAAATAAAGTAGCGGTTATTACCGGTGGAGATAGCGGAATTGGTCGCGCAGTTAGTGTGCATTTTGCTAGAGAAGGTGCAGATGTTGCGATTATTTATCTTAATGAGCATGAAGATGCTAATGAAACGAAGCGTTTAGTAGAAAATGAAGGTCAAAAATGTTTATTGATTAGTGGCGATATTGGCGATCAATCATTTTGTGATACTGCCATTAATGAAGTTTTTAGTACGTATAAGAAAATCGATATCCTTGTAAATAATGCAGGTGAACAGCACCAACAAACAAACTTCTTAAATATTTCGAGTGAGCAATTGGAAAAGACATTTCGCACGAATATATTTAGTATGTTCTATTTAACCCAAGCAGTCATTCCAAATATGAAAAATGGCAGTTCTATTATTAATACATCCTCGATTACTGCCTATAAAGGAAATATCGATCTAATTGACTATTCCGCTACAAAGGGGGCAATAACAGCATTTACTAGATCACTTTCTGGTTCACTTGTAGATAAGGGCATTCGCGTAAATGGGGTGGCTCCTGGTCCCATTTGGACACCATTAATCCCTGCTAGTTTTGATAAACAAAAGGTAGATTCATTTGGTGGAAATACACCAATGAAACGACCAGGACAACCTGAAGAATTAGCACCTGCATACGTATATTTGGCTAGTGAAGATTCTAGCTATGTAACAGGACAGATGATACATGTAAATGGTGGTACTATTGTGAATGGCTAA
- a CDS encoding spore germination protein — protein MPAKVGAVKVIYMTSSSIFNIGDVYSMSPQSTAKTYAGGGSFNTGNGIRINLKNSNTYVNDSDKIDQNIT, from the coding sequence ATGCCAGCTAAAGTCGGCGCAGTAAAAGTAATCTACATGACATCATCGAGTATTTTTAATATCGGTGATGTCTATTCAATGTCACCGCAAAGTACAGCCAAAACTTATGCTGGTGGCGGCTCCTTCAATACCGGAAACGGCATCCGTATCAATCTTAAAAATTCAAATACGTACGTAAATGATTCAGATAAAATTGATCAGAATATAACTTAG
- the yppF gene encoding YppF family protein — MLIHELVHAFASERNYTPDSVDQLLDFYQYKYITEEIDIKNYRRIFDCLHKQGAISAHEYEQLEKSL, encoded by the coding sequence ATGCTAATCCATGAATTGGTCCACGCATTTGCTAGTGAACGAAATTATACACCTGATTCGGTCGACCAACTTTTAGATTTTTACCAGTATAAATATATCACTGAAGAGATTGATATTAAAAATTATCGAAGAATATTTGATTGTCTACATAAACAAGGTGCAATTTCGGCTCATGAATACGAACAACTTGAAAAGTCCTTATAG
- a CDS encoding YisL family protein: MTHMHITSWVLAIILLIIAIMLRKQGKAKPAKIVHMILRLDYLFILYTGGALLAMYFSNIVMPIFAEAMVKGLAGIWLIAAMEMILIKISKGKPTTSAWIQFVIALIIVLVLGFVRLPLGIDI; the protein is encoded by the coding sequence ATGACACATATGCATATTACATCATGGGTATTAGCTATTATTTTACTAATTATCGCCATTATGTTGCGAAAGCAAGGAAAAGCAAAACCAGCTAAAATTGTACATATGATTTTACGTCTCGATTACTTATTTATTTTATATACGGGTGGAGCTTTACTTGCAATGTATTTCTCGAACATTGTAATGCCAATATTCGCTGAAGCTATGGTTAAGGGACTTGCGGGAATTTGGCTAATTGCTGCGATGGAAATGATTCTTATTAAAATATCTAAAGGGAAACCGACAACAAGTGCATGGATACAATTTGTTATCGCATTGATAATTGTGTTGGTTTTAGGGTTTGTTCGTTTGCCATTAGGTATTGATATATAA
- a CDS encoding ornithine--oxo-acid transaminase, with translation MIQTSKNIIALTEEYGANNYHPLPVVIERAESVWMEDPEGNRYMDMLSAYSAVNQGHRHPKIIAALKAQADKVTLTSRAFHNELLGPWYEKMSELTRKDMVLPMNTGAEAVETAIKAARRWAYDVKGVAENKAEIIACTGNFHGRTMTAISLSSEEEYKRGFGPMLPGIKLIPYGDIYALRDAITENTAGFLFEPIQGEAGIIIPPDGFLREAYDVCQESNVLYIADEIQSGLGRTGKLFACDWESVTPDILILGKALGGGVFPISCIVANKDILGVFNPGSHGSTFGGNPLACAVSIASLNVLEEERLTERSLQLGDYMIAELQKLNNPVIKEVRGRGLFIGVELLESARPYCEKLKDKGILCKETHDNVIRFAPPLVIEKNDLDWALEKIREIFEQ, from the coding sequence ATGATACAAACATCAAAAAATATCATTGCGTTAACAGAAGAGTATGGGGCAAATAATTATCATCCATTACCAGTTGTCATCGAGAGAGCGGAGAGTGTTTGGATGGAAGATCCTGAAGGGAATCGCTACATGGATATGCTAAGTGCATATTCAGCTGTTAATCAAGGCCATCGCCATCCTAAAATCATTGCCGCTTTAAAAGCCCAAGCTGATAAAGTTACATTAACCTCACGGGCATTCCATAATGAATTGCTTGGTCCATGGTACGAAAAGATGAGTGAATTAACAAGAAAAGATATGGTTCTGCCAATGAATACAGGTGCAGAGGCTGTCGAAACAGCAATTAAGGCTGCAAGAAGATGGGCTTATGATGTAAAAGGGGTTGCTGAGAATAAGGCGGAGATTATTGCTTGTACAGGAAATTTTCATGGCAGAACAATGACAGCGATTTCATTGTCATCTGAAGAAGAATATAAACGTGGCTTTGGACCGATGCTTCCTGGTATTAAACTTATTCCATATGGCGATATTTACGCACTTCGAGATGCCATAACTGAAAATACCGCTGGCTTTTTATTTGAACCAATCCAAGGTGAAGCAGGAATTATTATCCCGCCAGATGGTTTCCTTCGAGAAGCATATGATGTTTGCCAGGAAAGTAATGTTCTCTATATTGCGGATGAAATACAGAGCGGACTAGGTCGTACTGGTAAATTATTTGCCTGCGATTGGGAAAGTGTTACACCTGATATCCTCATTCTCGGTAAAGCACTCGGTGGAGGCGTTTTTCCAATCTCCTGTATTGTTGCCAATAAGGATATTCTCGGCGTATTTAATCCTGGGTCACATGGCTCCACGTTTGGCGGCAATCCACTAGCATGTGCGGTCTCAATCGCTTCACTTAACGTATTAGAGGAAGAGAGACTCACTGAACGTTCTTTGCAATTAGGGGACTACATGATAGCTGAACTGCAAAAGCTCAATAATCCAGTTATAAAAGAGGTACGCGGAAGAGGATTATTTATTGGTGTTGAATTATTGGAAAGCGCCCGCCCATATTGTGAGAAACTAAAAGATAAAGGGATACTATGTAAAGAAACACATGATAATGTGATTCGCTTTGCACCTCCACTCGTAATTGAAAAAAATGATTTAGACTGGGCATTAGAGAAGATTAGAGAAATATTTGAGCAATAA
- a CDS encoding DUF418 domain-containing protein, with protein sequence METNVSPVQESKRLIWLDAARGFAIFGIFIVNIGGFGAPYFIHGGGEAVWTSSIDKITQWIVDVLFQASFYTLFSILFGFGFQILRERLIVRNVKPTLFLLRRLVILICFGLIHAFAVWYGDILLTYGLIGLLLLLFAEVKPKTLLGWGIGLLAGSVGLISFGLFAVRNLLGGANESGIAKALVNYRSRSLTIIWEQNYQDWLLGNGGISYLFLATTLLPLFLFGMYLAQKRWLHEPQKYKGILLRLWGISFVIFFILKMGPYLFGNPLWFGYIQDNIGGTASAIFYIVSITLIGQSNLGKKLIHPFIAVGRMSLTNYILQSLICFILFYGIGFGLYGYVSPFITVLIVLFVFIIQIFISKWWFHHFLFGPLEWSWRSLMYLKWQPFRKK encoded by the coding sequence ATGGAAACAAATGTATCTCCAGTACAAGAATCGAAACGTTTAATTTGGCTTGATGCTGCAAGAGGATTCGCTATATTCGGGATATTTATCGTCAATATTGGTGGGTTTGGTGCACCATACTTTATCCATGGAGGGGGAGAGGCCGTATGGACATCATCTATTGATAAAATTACACAATGGATAGTTGACGTCCTTTTCCAAGCAAGCTTTTACACGTTATTTTCGATATTATTTGGTTTTGGATTTCAAATTTTAAGAGAAAGACTCATTGTTCGGAATGTAAAACCAACTCTGTTTTTATTACGACGACTCGTTATTCTAATTTGTTTTGGTCTCATTCATGCGTTTGCTGTATGGTACGGGGATATTCTACTAACCTATGGATTGATTGGCTTGCTATTATTGTTATTTGCAGAAGTAAAGCCAAAAACATTGTTAGGGTGGGGGATAGGTTTATTAGCGGGGAGTGTAGGTCTGATTTCATTTGGTTTATTTGCAGTACGGAATCTACTAGGTGGTGCGAATGAAAGTGGGATTGCGAAAGCATTAGTTAACTATAGAAGTAGGAGTTTAACCATTATATGGGAGCAAAACTATCAGGATTGGCTCCTAGGAAATGGGGGAATAAGCTATCTGTTTTTAGCAACTACTTTATTGCCCCTGTTCCTATTTGGAATGTATCTTGCTCAGAAAAGGTGGCTGCATGAACCACAGAAGTACAAAGGGATATTACTCAGGTTGTGGGGGATAAGCTTTGTGATCTTTTTCATCCTTAAAATGGGACCGTATTTATTTGGCAATCCATTGTGGTTCGGTTATATTCAAGACAATATTGGTGGGACAGCCTCAGCGATCTTTTATATTGTATCGATAACCTTGATTGGGCAAAGTAACCTTGGGAAAAAACTCATCCATCCATTTATAGCTGTGGGCAGGATGTCATTAACTAACTATATATTGCAATCACTAATCTGCTTTATCTTATTTTATGGCATTGGATTTGGTTTATATGGCTATGTCAGTCCATTTATAACAGTACTAATCGTATTGTTCGTATTTATCATCCAAATTTTTATAAGCAAATGGTGGTTCCATCATTTCTTATTCGGTCCTCTAGAATGGAGTTGGCGGAGTTTAATGTATTTAAAATGGCAGCCTTTTCGAAAAAAATAA
- a CDS encoding DegV family protein produces MTVKILADSATDLSKEHYNEFDIEMVPLTVHLDEKDYQDGVTIEPLTVYNAMRDGKVPKTSQVSPLTFKTIFTSYAEKNQPLVYISFSSQLSGTYQTAKMMLQEVLEEYPEAPIQIVDTKCASLGYGLVVLHAAKLANSGASMQEIVDDATYQAEHMVHLFTVDDLEYLYRGGRVSKTAAFVGSLLKIKPLLHVDDGKLIPLEKIRGSKKVFGRMLDMMEERGTDFKNQTIGICHSDDLERATQLANKVSEKFNLNIDDIEIVMIGAVIGAHVGPGTIGLFFSNKPTH; encoded by the coding sequence ATGACGGTAAAAATTCTTGCCGATTCTGCAACTGATTTATCAAAAGAACATTATAACGAATTTGACATTGAAATGGTACCATTAACTGTTCATTTAGATGAAAAAGATTACCAAGATGGAGTTACAATCGAACCTTTAACAGTTTACAATGCTATGCGAGACGGCAAAGTTCCTAAGACATCTCAAGTTTCTCCTTTAACATTTAAAACTATTTTTACATCTTATGCTGAGAAGAATCAACCTTTAGTATACATTTCGTTTTCATCACAGCTTTCTGGTACATACCAAACCGCTAAGATGATGCTTCAAGAGGTTTTGGAGGAATATCCCGAGGCACCTATCCAGATTGTTGATACAAAGTGCGCATCATTAGGATATGGACTCGTTGTCCTGCATGCAGCTAAGCTCGCAAATTCGGGTGCATCTATGCAAGAAATAGTTGATGACGCTACCTATCAGGCAGAACATATGGTACATCTCTTTACCGTAGACGATTTGGAATATTTATATCGTGGTGGGCGTGTTAGTAAAACTGCTGCTTTTGTCGGTTCTTTATTAAAAATCAAACCACTTTTACATGTGGACGACGGCAAACTAATTCCTCTCGAAAAGATTAGAGGCTCTAAAAAGGTGTTTGGTCGTATGCTTGATATGATGGAAGAACGTGGTACTGATTTCAAGAATCAAACAATCGGAATTTGTCACAGTGATGATCTCGAACGTGCAACCCAGCTTGCTAATAAAGTAAGTGAAAAGTTCAACCTCAATATTGATGATATCGAAATCGTCATGATTGGCGCGGTCATTGGTGCACATGTTGGTCCCGGTACAATTGGCTTATTCTTCTCAAATAAACCAACTCACTAA
- a CDS encoding spore gernimation protein GerPD: MNIEVHNWGINVGNIQVEGVSSSSVLLIGDNEQIYLSSFFDTPPESFTSANILPLAP; the protein is encoded by the coding sequence ATGAATATTGAGGTACACAATTGGGGAATTAATGTTGGGAATATTCAAGTGGAAGGCGTTAGTTCTTCTTCCGTATTATTAATCGGTGACAATGAACAAATATATCTATCCTCATTTTTCGATACACCACCAGAAAGCTTCACTTCTGCAAACATTTTACCATTAGCACCTTAA
- a CDS encoding alpha-amylase family glycosyl hydrolase, translating to MKKVLVFVFMIIFLLVGNETVVFAEKQPIHEEVIYNILIDRYNNGDYERDDQVDIENPISYHGGDLQGIIAKLDDLEEIGVTIISLSPIMENAENGFHGFWIEDFYSIEEQFGTIDDLNQLINEAHVRDIKVVLEFVTNYVASSHSFSEDPEKEEWIVESSEATTEWMENTSKLNLDNPEVAAYLIEVAKYWMKETKLDGFKLQAVDQAPLDFVEQFTTEIKELRPDFYLLGDILETDENIDQLMTETKLDAVENQLLYESMSDVFAKPDQSVETIYNTWENSDKQDGLLYIDNFKGERFTQKFANNGRNALTAWSLALTYIYTSPGTPTILQGTELPMYGGNAEESQRLVPFNSGDSELKEFHKRISSLRSRFPVLQHGDFALVGSSDSMSVFKRTLEDETMYIAINNGSESAYVDIAEIDSGMQLKGYLGDNLVRENENGEYRVGLARETAEVYSIGPDTGINWAFISFVGIIFLLFVVGVIYLSRKGKKNEKTK from the coding sequence ATGAAGAAGGTTTTAGTATTCGTTTTCATGATAATATTTTTATTAGTGGGTAATGAAACCGTTGTATTTGCTGAAAAACAGCCGATACACGAAGAAGTTATTTATAATATATTAATTGATCGTTATAATAATGGGGATTATGAACGGGATGACCAAGTTGACATTGAAAATCCGATAAGTTATCATGGCGGAGATTTGCAGGGAATTATTGCAAAGCTTGATGATCTTGAAGAAATAGGGGTTACAATAATTTCTCTTTCGCCTATCATGGAAAATGCAGAAAATGGTTTTCATGGTTTCTGGATAGAGGATTTTTATTCCATTGAGGAACAGTTCGGGACGATAGATGATTTAAATCAGTTAATAAATGAGGCACATGTACGCGATATAAAGGTTGTATTAGAATTTGTGACTAATTATGTAGCTAGCAGTCATTCTTTCTCAGAAGACCCTGAGAAAGAAGAATGGATAGTCGAATCTTCCGAAGCTACTACAGAGTGGATGGAAAATACGTCCAAGCTAAACTTAGATAATCCAGAGGTAGCAGCATATTTAATAGAGGTTGCCAAATATTGGATGAAGGAGACAAAATTGGATGGGTTTAAGCTCCAGGCGGTTGATCAAGCGCCCCTTGATTTTGTAGAGCAATTTACAACTGAAATAAAGGAATTACGGCCAGATTTCTATCTACTAGGTGATATATTAGAAACAGATGAAAATATTGACCAATTAATGACAGAGACTAAGTTAGATGCAGTTGAAAATCAATTACTATATGAGTCAATGTCAGATGTATTTGCTAAGCCTGATCAATCTGTTGAGACCATTTATAATACATGGGAAAATAGCGACAAGCAAGATGGGTTATTGTACATTGATAATTTTAAGGGAGAGAGATTTACTCAAAAATTTGCTAACAATGGACGTAATGCATTAACGGCTTGGTCATTGGCTTTAACCTATATTTATACATCGCCCGGAACACCTACAATACTGCAAGGGACAGAATTACCAATGTATGGTGGAAATGCTGAAGAATCACAACGACTTGTTCCATTTAATAGTGGTGATTCAGAATTAAAAGAATTCCATAAACGAATTTCTTCTTTGCGAAGTCGGTTCCCAGTATTACAGCATGGTGATTTCGCTTTGGTTGGCTCGAGTGATTCTATGAGTGTGTTTAAACGTACATTAGAGGATGAAACGATGTATATTGCAATTAATAATGGTAGTGAATCGGCCTATGTCGATATAGCTGAAATTGATTCCGGTATGCAGCTTAAGGGATATCTTGGTGATAATTTAGTAAGGGAAAACGAAAATGGAGAATATCGAGTCGGGCTAGCACGGGAAACGGCAGAGGTATATTCTATAGGACCGGATACAGGGATTAACTGGGCATTTATTAGTTTTGTAGGTATTATTTTCTTGCTATTTGTAGTGGGTGTTATTTATCTAAGCAGGAAAGGGAAAAAGAATGAAAAAACGAAATGA
- a CDS encoding spore germination protein produces the protein MPSIVGPIKINSVSGGVINFGDSFYLSPKSNTKTNTGSGSFNTGDFITANNGISSTNPFDPDANDQNNTANA, from the coding sequence ATGCCGTCTATCGTTGGACCAATTAAAATAAACAGTGTTAGTGGTGGAGTCATTAATTTTGGCGATTCCTTCTATTTATCACCAAAAAGCAACACGAAAACAAACACTGGTTCCGGCTCGTTTAATACCGGAGATTTTATAACTGCAAATAATGGAATAAGTTCAACCAACCCATTTGACCCAGACGCTAATGATCAAAATAATACTGCAAATGCTTAG
- a CDS encoding spore germination protein GerPB — translation MSIIIHQSISIYLIKIGAITNSSVLQIGSTGSIQAQSDIYNTGGYTSSAEEEEKEAATEITPLVPLAP, via the coding sequence ATGAGCATCATTATCCATCAATCCATCAGTATTTATTTAATAAAAATTGGTGCGATTACGAATTCCTCGGTTCTCCAGATTGGCAGCACGGGAAGTATTCAAGCCCAATCAGATATTTATAATACTGGAGGCTATACCAGTTCTGCTGAAGAAGAAGAAAAAGAAGCAGCAACAGAAATAACGCCATTAGTGCCGCTTGCACCTTAA
- a CDS encoding spore germination protein GerPE, whose protein sequence is MNNRTAIVNTIYTTAISNSSIFSIGDTNIINQKSKAIALQKEVANFKQSDNLYFKDYDIFKKKTVWLNKPPLVNHYKVCHGTDTIHVDQINLTALSLSSVFQVGSALNISADSRLKHFRILQGH, encoded by the coding sequence ATGAACAATCGTACGGCAATCGTCAACACAATTTATACAACAGCAATTTCAAATAGCTCGATTTTCAGCATTGGCGACACTAATATAATCAATCAAAAGTCAAAAGCAATTGCATTACAAAAAGAAGTTGCGAATTTTAAACAAAGTGATAATCTTTATTTCAAAGACTACGATATTTTTAAGAAAAAAACAGTCTGGCTAAATAAGCCACCGCTTGTGAATCACTATAAGGTCTGTCACGGTACAGATACCATTCATGTTGATCAGATAAATTTAACTGCATTAAGTCTTTCTTCAGTTTTTCAGGTTGGAAGTGCCCTTAATATTTCAGCAGATTCAAGGTTAAAGCATTTTCGTATTTTACAAGGGCATTAA